A window of Leptotrichia wadei contains these coding sequences:
- a CDS encoding TolC family protein: MKKNKLRMIVVSLLLLIAIPGFAEKITIQEAAEMAIKNNKDIKIEMLKAEQGKIDVDRAWASKFFTVGYSGSAQGHLDKDFNRTGEAYQHYLTLSQPIYTGGKLKLNHEISKEKLTLSQLSLDKVKKDTVLSTVQAYIDVYNAMSTLGVLQKSKETLDENLKTQKELYDLRMTTQPELTEAERSVASIEAQIVEQEGNIEVSKEALGILIGVKNSSQIEIVPFGVEDNFTKTIKLDEDLAKLPIENTEYKMAVKQNDLSKKNIKVQEADFKPTVSGMINYGVLQSQDKFGNIFKTKNFTTSAGVKWSWDIFDWGTRKNNVNYAKKTQEISAVQVEQTLETVQANMKKTYYQLRSLEKSIAALQLAVQKAEESYNLEKERYSYRLITMENLLQSETNLRQARVNYAQAKLNYYFLVSKYGAFLD; encoded by the coding sequence ATGAAAAAAAATAAATTGCGAATGATAGTGGTGTCATTATTATTATTAATTGCAATCCCAGGTTTTGCAGAAAAAATAACGATACAGGAAGCAGCAGAAATGGCAATTAAGAATAATAAAGATATTAAAATTGAAATGCTGAAAGCAGAACAAGGGAAAATAGACGTGGATAGAGCATGGGCAAGTAAATTTTTTACAGTAGGTTATTCGGGAAGTGCTCAAGGGCATTTAGATAAAGATTTTAATAGAACTGGAGAGGCTTATCAACATTATTTGACATTATCGCAGCCTATTTATACAGGAGGAAAATTGAAATTGAATCATGAGATAAGTAAGGAAAAATTGACATTGTCACAGCTTAGTTTGGATAAAGTGAAAAAGGATACAGTTCTAAGTACAGTTCAAGCATACATTGATGTCTATAATGCGATGAGTACATTAGGAGTATTGCAAAAGTCAAAAGAAACGTTAGATGAAAATCTAAAAACTCAAAAAGAATTGTATGATTTGAGAATGACAACTCAGCCAGAGCTTACAGAGGCAGAAAGAAGCGTGGCATCCATTGAAGCACAAATTGTAGAGCAAGAGGGAAATATAGAAGTTTCAAAGGAAGCATTGGGAATTTTAATTGGAGTGAAAAATAGTTCACAAATTGAGATAGTTCCATTTGGAGTAGAAGATAACTTTACAAAAACAATTAAATTGGATGAGGATTTGGCAAAATTACCAATTGAAAATACAGAATATAAAATGGCCGTTAAACAAAATGATTTAAGTAAGAAAAATATAAAAGTACAAGAAGCTGATTTTAAGCCAACAGTTAGTGGAATGATAAATTATGGTGTATTGCAAAGTCAAGATAAATTTGGAAATATTTTTAAAACAAAAAACTTTACAACTTCAGCTGGGGTAAAATGGAGCTGGGATATATTTGACTGGGGAACAAGAAAAAATAATGTGAATTATGCGAAAAAGACTCAGGAAATATCAGCAGTTCAAGTAGAACAAACTTTGGAAACTGTCCAAGCAAACATGAAAAAAACTTATTATCAATTAAGATCATTGGAAAAAAGCATAGCAGCATTGCAATTGGCAGTACAAAAGGCGGAAGAATCGTATAATCTAGAAAAAGAAAGATATTCTTATAGATTGATTACGATGGAAAATTTATTGCAATCAGAAACAAATTTGAGACAAGCTAGAGTAAATTATGCACAGGCTAAATTGAATTATTACTTTTTAGTATCTAAATACGGAGCATTTTTAGATTAG